One genomic region from Curtobacterium sp. 9128 encodes:
- the kdpC gene encoding potassium-transporting ATPase subunit KdpC gives MATTSRSSLRSLGVAVRLTLLATVVLGIAYPLAVWGVGQAAFHDQANGSIVSRDGKPVGSSLIGQSFTGKQADRWFQSRPSAAGDEGYDANASSGSNLGPSNPDLEKAIESRRAAVAAADHVDPSDVPADAVTASGSGLDPDISPEYALQQVQRVASARGLSDDDVRKLVEEHTESRELGVLGAPAVDVLQLNLALATLG, from the coding sequence ATGGCAACCACATCTCGCTCGTCCCTCCGCTCGCTCGGCGTCGCCGTCCGGCTCACCCTCCTCGCCACCGTGGTGCTCGGCATCGCCTACCCGCTCGCCGTCTGGGGCGTCGGCCAGGCCGCCTTCCACGACCAGGCGAACGGCTCGATCGTGTCCCGGGACGGCAAGCCCGTCGGGTCGTCCCTCATCGGCCAGTCCTTCACCGGGAAGCAGGCCGACCGCTGGTTCCAGTCGCGACCGTCCGCCGCCGGCGACGAGGGGTACGACGCGAACGCCTCGTCCGGTTCGAACCTCGGGCCGTCGAACCCCGACTTGGAGAAGGCCATCGAGTCCCGCCGTGCGGCCGTGGCCGCGGCCGACCACGTCGACCCGTCTGACGTGCCCGCCGACGCGGTGACGGCGTCGGGCTCCGGCCTCGACCCGGACATCAGCCCGGAGTACGCGCTCCAGCAGGTGCAGCGCGTGGCCTCGGCTCGCGGGCTCAGCGACGACGACGTGCGGAAGCTCGTCGAGGAGCACACGGAGTCCCGCGAGCTCGGCGTCCTCGGTGCACCGGCGGTGGACGTCCTGCAGCTGAACCTCGCCCTCGCGACGCTCGGCTGA
- a CDS encoding diadenosine tetraphosphate hydrolase, translating into MDWREDRIGAAHRGENPTVLAELAGGFAVIGDAQFLPGYCVLLGKDPSVTALADMPRGDRVQFLADADLLATAVERACRAIDPAFRRVNLDVLGNADAFVHAHIWPRYEWEPQSLVTRPVWLYEPDRWLDPRTALGTEHAGLRARITTELDVLANADTVRISG; encoded by the coding sequence GTGGATTGGCGTGAAGACCGCATCGGAGCGGCACATCGCGGCGAGAACCCGACCGTGCTGGCCGAGCTTGCCGGCGGCTTCGCGGTCATCGGGGACGCGCAGTTCCTTCCCGGCTACTGCGTGCTGCTCGGGAAGGATCCATCGGTCACCGCCCTCGCCGACATGCCCCGAGGTGACCGAGTGCAGTTCCTGGCGGATGCCGATCTGCTCGCCACCGCTGTCGAGCGCGCATGCCGGGCGATCGACCCGGCGTTCCGACGGGTGAATCTCGACGTGCTCGGCAACGCGGACGCGTTCGTCCACGCCCACATCTGGCCACGGTACGAATGGGAGCCTCAGTCGTTGGTGACCCGTCCGGTCTGGCTCTACGAGCCCGATCGGTGGCTCGACCCTCGGACCGCGCTCGGCACCGAACACGCCGGACTGCGCGCGCGCATCACGACTGAGCTCGATGTCCTCGCGAACGCTGACACGGTGCGCATCAGCGGATGA
- the kdpB gene encoding potassium-transporting ATPase subunit KdpB: MTSVTSVPESHTTSEPATHRSAFGPRQLVSGLPGALRKLDPRLMWRNPVMFIVEVGAALTTAAAVVEPSAFTIAIAVWLWLTVVFANLAESVAEGRGKAQAEALRKTRSTTTARRVLGYDTSAPSALAADTEEIASVDLAKGDVVVVVAGEVIPGDGDVVDGIASVDESAVTGESAPVIRESGGDRSAVTGGTTVLSDRIVVRITSTPGETFIDRMIRLVEGAARQKTPNEIALNILLASLSIVFVIVCLTMQPIAGLVGADVSVPVLIALLVCLIPTTIGALLSAIGIAGMDRLVQHNVLAMSGRAVEAAGDITTLLLDKTGTITYGNRRASRVVPVPGVTEAELMEAAARSSAADGTPEGRSIVELAAQAGVVVDASDGAVEVPFTAQTRMSGMDLPDGSSVRKGAGSAVMAWAGTPESGVVAALETSIAEISDQGGTPLVVGRRSADGVVSLLGVVHLKDVVKDGLSERFGELRSMGIRTVMITGDNPRTAKAIAAEAGVDDFLAEATPEDKLALIKREQDGGNLVAMTGDGTNDAPALAQADVGVAMNTGTTAAKEAGNMVDLDSDPTKLIDVVRIGKQLLITRGALTTFSIANDVAKYFAIIPAMFQLAFPGLAALNVMGLHSPSSAILSAVIFNALVIVALIPLSLRGVKYRAASASSILGRNLLLYGVGGVIVPFIGIKLIDLVVGLLPGF; the protein is encoded by the coding sequence ATGACATCCGTGACCTCCGTACCGGAGTCGCACACCACCTCGGAACCGGCCACGCACCGGTCCGCATTCGGACCCCGGCAACTGGTGTCGGGCCTCCCGGGCGCACTCCGGAAGCTCGATCCGCGGCTCATGTGGCGGAACCCCGTCATGTTCATCGTGGAGGTGGGCGCAGCCCTCACCACGGCGGCGGCCGTCGTCGAGCCGTCCGCGTTCACGATCGCCATCGCGGTCTGGCTCTGGCTGACCGTCGTGTTCGCGAACCTGGCGGAGTCCGTCGCAGAGGGGCGCGGCAAGGCACAGGCGGAGGCGCTGCGGAAGACGCGCTCGACCACCACGGCTCGCCGCGTCCTCGGGTACGACACGTCCGCCCCGTCGGCGCTCGCCGCGGACACGGAGGAGATCGCATCCGTCGACCTCGCGAAGGGGGACGTGGTCGTCGTGGTCGCGGGCGAGGTGATCCCCGGCGACGGCGACGTGGTCGACGGGATCGCGTCGGTCGACGAGTCGGCCGTCACGGGTGAGTCCGCACCGGTGATCCGGGAGTCCGGTGGTGACCGCAGCGCCGTCACCGGGGGCACCACGGTGCTGTCCGACCGGATCGTCGTGCGCATCACCTCGACGCCGGGTGAGACCTTCATCGACCGGATGATCCGGTTGGTCGAGGGAGCCGCGCGCCAGAAGACGCCGAACGAGATCGCGCTGAACATCCTGCTCGCGTCGCTGTCGATCGTCTTCGTCATCGTCTGCCTGACGATGCAGCCCATCGCGGGCCTCGTCGGCGCCGACGTCAGCGTCCCGGTGCTCATCGCCCTGCTCGTGTGCCTCATCCCGACGACGATCGGCGCGCTGCTCTCGGCGATCGGCATCGCGGGCATGGACCGGCTCGTGCAGCACAACGTCCTCGCGATGTCCGGCCGTGCGGTCGAGGCGGCCGGGGACATCACGACGCTGCTCCTCGACAAGACCGGCACGATCACGTACGGCAACCGTCGGGCGTCGCGGGTCGTCCCGGTGCCCGGCGTCACCGAGGCGGAGCTGATGGAGGCGGCAGCACGTTCGAGTGCCGCGGACGGCACGCCCGAGGGCCGCTCGATCGTGGAGCTCGCGGCGCAGGCGGGGGTCGTCGTGGACGCGTCTGACGGGGCCGTCGAGGTGCCGTTCACCGCGCAGACCCGGATGTCCGGCATGGACTTGCCGGACGGGTCGTCGGTGCGGAAGGGTGCCGGTTCAGCGGTCATGGCCTGGGCTGGAACCCCCGAGAGCGGTGTCGTGGCTGCGCTGGAGACGAGCATCGCGGAGATCTCCGACCAGGGCGGGACACCGCTCGTCGTCGGGCGTCGCTCGGCCGACGGCGTCGTGTCGCTGCTCGGCGTCGTGCACCTCAAGGACGTCGTCAAGGACGGGCTCAGCGAGCGGTTCGGCGAGCTGCGGAGCATGGGCATCCGCACCGTGATGATCACGGGGGACAACCCGCGGACGGCGAAGGCCATCGCGGCCGAGGCCGGTGTGGACGACTTCCTCGCCGAGGCCACGCCGGAGGACAAGCTCGCGCTCATCAAGCGGGAGCAGGACGGCGGGAACCTCGTCGCGATGACGGGCGACGGCACGAACGACGCCCCGGCCCTGGCGCAGGCGGACGTCGGCGTCGCGATGAACACCGGGACGACCGCGGCGAAGGAGGCCGGAAACATGGTCGACCTGGACTCGGACCCGACCAAGCTCATCGACGTCGTCCGGATCGGCAAGCAGCTGCTCATCACCCGTGGGGCGCTCACCACGTTCTCGATCGCGAACGACGTCGCGAAGTACTTCGCGATCATCCCGGCGATGTTCCAGCTGGCGTTCCCCGGCCTGGCCGCGCTGAACGTCATGGGCCTGCACAGCCCGTCGTCCGCGATCCTGTCGGCCGTGATCTTCAACGCGCTCGTCATCGTGGCGCTCATCCCGCTGTCCCTGCGCGGCGTCAAGTACCGCGCAGCATCGGCGTCGTCGATCCTCGGCCGCAACCTGCTCCTCTACGGGGTCGGCGGCGTGATCGTCCCCTTCATCGGCATCAAACTGATCGACCTCGTCGTCGGTCTCCTCCCGGGGTTCTAG
- a CDS encoding WYL domain-containing protein: MSGPSSRMLALLSLLQVHRDWPGDVLAERLEVSPRTVRRDVDRLRELGYRVEALRGPTGGYRLSAGSELPPLLFDDEQAVAIALALAVAPASGADIAEAAARALGAVRQVMPSRLRHRIDSVDVVTTPGTTTVDPGVLVAVSDAVRTRQVLRFDYDSAWGGDQHGRPSRRVEPHAVVARNGRWYLLAWVPERDDWRTYRIDRMHPRAPTGVRFTPRPVPGGDAAGFLAARAKGSTGADEWPCTGTAVLAVPAGSIAPYLDADAVLEELDGDRCRLTIGSWSWTALAARFAGFDAGFSIEGPRALRDAALTLAGRMRRAAGR, translated from the coding sequence GTGTCCGGACCGTCCTCGCGCATGCTCGCGCTCCTCTCCCTGCTGCAGGTGCACCGGGACTGGCCGGGTGACGTCCTGGCCGAACGGCTCGAGGTCAGCCCGCGAACCGTCCGTCGTGACGTCGATCGGCTCCGGGAGCTCGGCTACCGGGTCGAGGCGCTCCGCGGGCCGACCGGCGGCTACCGGCTGTCCGCCGGATCGGAACTCCCGCCGCTGCTCTTCGACGACGAGCAGGCCGTGGCGATCGCCCTCGCGCTCGCCGTCGCACCGGCGTCCGGCGCAGACATCGCCGAGGCGGCAGCGCGGGCACTGGGGGCCGTCCGACAGGTGATGCCCTCGCGCCTGCGGCACCGGATCGACTCCGTGGACGTGGTGACGACCCCCGGCACGACGACGGTCGACCCCGGGGTGCTCGTCGCGGTCTCCGACGCCGTGCGCACCCGGCAGGTGCTCCGCTTCGACTACGACTCCGCGTGGGGCGGCGACCAGCACGGCCGCCCGTCGCGACGGGTCGAGCCGCACGCGGTCGTCGCCAGGAACGGCCGGTGGTACCTGCTGGCGTGGGTGCCGGAGCGGGACGACTGGCGCACCTACCGCATCGACCGGATGCACCCGCGGGCGCCGACGGGCGTCCGGTTCACGCCGCGACCCGTCCCGGGCGGAGATGCGGCGGGCTTCCTCGCGGCGAGGGCGAAGGGCTCCACCGGGGCGGACGAGTGGCCGTGCACCGGCACAGCTGTCCTCGCGGTGCCGGCGGGGTCGATCGCGCCCTACCTCGACGCGGACGCGGTGCTCGAGGAGCTCGATGGCGACCGGTGCCGGCTGACGATCGGCTCGTGGTCGTGGACGGCCTTGGCCGCTCGGTTCGCCGGCTTCGACGCCGGCTTCTCCATCGAGGGCCCGCGAGCGCTCCGGGATGCAGCGCTGACGTTAGCGGGGCGCATGCGTCGCGCCGCGGGCCGTTAG
- a CDS encoding SDR family oxidoreductase: protein MSLQQLFGLDGRTALVTGGSSGIGRAIAGALADAGAHVLVAARTAATIDEAVAEVRAAGGAADGVVADLSTRGGAHALADAVGDVDVLVNSAGINLRPPMPDLDEDTWDTTMAVNLDAPFVLGQRLAPGMAARGYGRIIGISSQQAHRPFAASGAYGVSKAGLEALARSQAEAWSGQGVTSNVLVPGFVQTPLNRRLSSDPATVERLAARTLVGRNGLASDFAAAAVFLAGPGSAYVTGQSIAVDGGFSVH, encoded by the coding sequence ATGTCGCTGCAGCAGCTCTTCGGTCTCGACGGACGCACCGCACTCGTCACCGGCGGCAGCTCGGGCATCGGGCGGGCGATCGCCGGGGCGCTGGCCGACGCCGGAGCCCACGTCCTCGTCGCTGCCCGGACGGCGGCGACCATCGATGAGGCCGTCGCGGAGGTCCGCGCGGCAGGAGGCGCCGCGGACGGCGTCGTCGCGGACCTGTCGACCCGCGGCGGAGCACACGCGCTCGCTGACGCCGTCGGGGACGTCGACGTCCTCGTCAACTCCGCGGGGATCAACCTGCGGCCACCGATGCCCGACCTCGACGAGGACACGTGGGACACCACGATGGCCGTGAACCTCGATGCCCCGTTCGTCCTCGGACAGCGCCTCGCGCCCGGCATGGCGGCGCGCGGCTACGGCCGGATCATCGGCATCAGCTCGCAGCAGGCCCACCGCCCCTTCGCCGCCAGCGGCGCGTACGGGGTCTCCAAGGCCGGACTGGAGGCACTGGCCAGGTCCCAGGCAGAAGCCTGGTCCGGGCAGGGGGTCACCTCGAACGTCCTCGTGCCCGGGTTCGTGCAGACGCCGCTGAACCGACGGCTCAGCTCGGACCCGGCGACCGTCGAGCGCCTGGCAGCGCGCACGCTCGTCGGACGGAACGGCCTGGCCTCGGACTTCGCGGCGGCGGCGGTCTTCCTCGCCGGACCCGGGTCTGCCTACGTCACGGGGCAGTCGATCGCTGTCGACGGCGGCTTCTCCGTCCACTAG
- a CDS encoding ATP-binding protein, giving the protein MKRGKLRVLLGAAPGVGKTFTMLEEGRRLRDEGRDVVVAVVETHGRAATAALVEGLEVVPRRVERHRDVELDEMDLDAVIARHPDVALVDELAHTNAPGGRHDKRWQDVETLLAAGIDVVSTVNVQHMQSLGDVVHEITGTVQRETVPDAVVRAADQIEVVDLSPQALRERLSEGLVYPAARIDAALSNYFRLGNLTALREIALLWLADEVDDALKRYRAEHGIEHRWEARERVLVALTGGPEGETLLRRGARIAARSSGGELAAVHVTTNDGLRERHPGALGAQRALLEQLGGTYHQVVGDDVPTTLVRFARSIDATQIVIGVSRRTRAAAALTGPGIGNTVIRESGDIDVHVVTHERAGGGFALPRLGGSLSRGRVLSAFGLALVVGPLLTWLLSFGKTPDAITVDVLAYQLLVLVVALVGGMWPAVFAAVLSGLSLDYFFVQPLYRVTVQQPWHLVALVMYVISAVLVSFVVDRSARRSRTARRAAAESGLLIGIAGSVLRGDDALQALVERTREAFGYTGLRVRQGDVVPATSGTFGDVPDATTSLPSGAVLEFAGAPDDPTQRRLLRVVEQQIDAALEHRELTRTAVDAERIAAADRVRSAILAAVGHDVRRPIAAASASVQTLRASDIRLSDADREALLATADESLGQLAVLLGDLLDVSRVQAGVLAVTPVALPLETVVAPALDELELGPDDVDLDLPGDLPPVLADPVLLQRVVVNLLANAVRHSPAGTTVRVAASAFSGSVELRVADHGPGIPEALRDDVFQPFQRLGDTDNDTGLGLGLALARGFTEGMGGTIEADDTPGGGLTMVVRLPIAGHVGVEAR; this is encoded by the coding sequence GTGAAGCGAGGCAAGCTGCGGGTGCTGCTCGGGGCCGCACCCGGCGTCGGGAAGACCTTCACGATGCTCGAGGAGGGACGCCGGCTCCGCGACGAGGGCCGGGACGTGGTCGTCGCCGTCGTGGAGACCCACGGCCGCGCCGCCACGGCCGCCCTCGTCGAGGGGCTCGAGGTCGTCCCCCGCCGGGTCGAACGGCACCGCGACGTGGAGCTGGACGAGATGGACCTCGACGCCGTGATCGCCCGTCACCCCGACGTCGCGCTGGTCGACGAGCTCGCGCACACGAACGCACCTGGCGGCCGGCACGACAAGCGGTGGCAGGACGTCGAAACCCTGCTGGCCGCGGGCATCGACGTGGTCTCGACGGTGAACGTCCAGCACATGCAGTCCCTCGGTGACGTCGTGCACGAGATCACCGGGACCGTCCAGCGCGAGACCGTCCCCGACGCGGTCGTCCGGGCAGCGGACCAGATCGAGGTCGTCGACCTGTCGCCGCAGGCGCTGCGCGAGCGGCTCTCCGAGGGCCTCGTGTACCCGGCCGCCAGGATCGACGCCGCACTGTCGAACTACTTCCGCCTCGGCAACCTCACCGCGCTCCGCGAGATCGCCCTGCTGTGGCTCGCGGACGAGGTCGACGACGCCCTGAAGCGCTACCGGGCCGAGCACGGCATCGAGCACCGGTGGGAGGCGCGCGAGCGCGTCCTCGTCGCCCTCACCGGCGGTCCGGAGGGCGAGACGCTCCTCCGTCGCGGGGCCCGGATCGCCGCCAGGTCCTCCGGCGGCGAGCTCGCCGCCGTGCACGTCACCACGAACGACGGGCTGCGCGAACGGCACCCTGGCGCGCTCGGTGCGCAGCGCGCACTGCTCGAGCAGCTCGGTGGGACGTACCACCAGGTGGTGGGCGACGACGTGCCCACGACGCTCGTCCGCTTCGCGCGGTCGATCGACGCCACACAGATCGTCATCGGGGTCAGCCGGCGCACGCGGGCGGCCGCCGCGCTCACCGGCCCCGGCATCGGCAACACCGTCATCCGCGAGTCCGGCGACATCGACGTGCACGTGGTCACCCACGAACGCGCCGGCGGTGGCTTCGCGCTCCCGCGGCTCGGGGGCAGCCTGTCCCGTGGCCGTGTGCTCAGCGCGTTCGGCCTCGCCCTCGTCGTCGGACCGCTGCTGACCTGGCTGCTGTCGTTCGGCAAGACCCCCGACGCGATCACCGTGGACGTCCTCGCGTACCAGCTGCTCGTGCTCGTCGTGGCGCTCGTCGGCGGGATGTGGCCCGCCGTGTTCGCCGCGGTGCTGTCCGGGCTGAGCCTCGACTACTTCTTCGTCCAGCCGCTGTACCGCGTCACCGTGCAGCAGCCCTGGCACCTCGTCGCCCTCGTGATGTACGTGATCAGCGCCGTGCTCGTCAGCTTCGTCGTCGACCGTTCGGCCCGACGCTCGCGGACGGCTCGCCGTGCCGCGGCCGAGTCCGGGCTGCTCATCGGCATCGCCGGCAGCGTGCTCCGCGGTGACGACGCGCTCCAGGCCCTCGTCGAGCGGACCCGCGAGGCGTTCGGCTACACCGGTCTGCGCGTCCGCCAGGGGGACGTGGTGCCGGCCACGTCTGGGACGTTCGGCGACGTGCCGGACGCCACCACGAGCCTCCCGTCCGGTGCGGTCCTGGAGTTCGCCGGCGCACCGGACGACCCGACCCAGCGCCGGTTGCTGCGGGTGGTTGAGCAGCAGATCGACGCGGCGCTGGAGCACCGCGAGCTGACCAGGACCGCGGTCGACGCGGAACGCATCGCCGCGGCGGACCGGGTCAGGAGCGCGATCCTCGCGGCCGTCGGCCACGACGTCCGGCGGCCGATCGCGGCCGCCAGTGCGAGCGTGCAGACGCTCCGTGCCAGCGACATCCGGCTCTCCGACGCCGACCGGGAGGCACTGCTCGCCACCGCCGACGAGAGCCTCGGCCAGCTCGCGGTGCTGTTGGGCGACCTGCTCGACGTCTCGCGGGTGCAAGCGGGGGTGCTCGCGGTCACCCCCGTCGCCCTCCCGTTGGAGACCGTGGTCGCGCCGGCACTCGACGAGCTGGAGCTCGGGCCGGACGACGTCGACCTCGACCTGCCCGGCGACCTGCCGCCGGTGCTCGCCGACCCGGTGCTGCTGCAGCGCGTCGTCGTGAACCTGCTCGCGAACGCGGTGCGGCACAGCCCGGCGGGGACGACGGTGCGCGTCGCGGCGAGTGCGTTCAGCGGGTCGGTGGAGCTCCGCGTCGCCGACCACGGACCCGGGATCCCCGAGGCGCTGCGCGACGACGTGTTCCAGCCGTTCCAGCGGCTCGGGGACACCGACAACGACACGGGGCTCGGGCTCGGGCTCGCCCTGGCGCGGGGGTTCACCGAGGGGATGGGTGGGACGATCGAGGCCGACGACACCCCAGGCGGCGGCCTGACGATGGTGGTACGGCTCCCGATCGCCGGGCACGTCGGGGTGGAGGCACGATGA
- a CDS encoding VOC family protein codes for MTITTTPHLNFDGNAREALDFYAKALGTEPATMTYGAMGATDDPAWADRIVWGQVQTASGIRVMAFDVWPGQPYDQGTNAFYVYLSGTDADEITAAWEGLSDGAEIRQPFGPAAWSPLAGQLRDKFGVIWALDVAPEPTDH; via the coding sequence ATGACGATCACAACCACTCCGCACCTCAACTTCGACGGCAACGCCCGCGAGGCGCTCGACTTCTACGCGAAGGCCCTCGGCACCGAGCCGGCGACCATGACCTACGGCGCGATGGGCGCCACCGACGACCCGGCGTGGGCCGACCGGATCGTCTGGGGCCAGGTCCAGACGGCGAGCGGCATCCGCGTGATGGCGTTCGACGTGTGGCCCGGGCAGCCCTACGACCAGGGCACGAACGCCTTCTACGTGTACCTGAGCGGCACGGACGCGGACGAGATCACCGCTGCGTGGGAGGGGCTCTCCGACGGCGCCGAGATCCGGCAGCCGTTCGGTCCCGCCGCGTGGTCGCCCCTCGCCGGGCAGCTCCGCGACAAGTTCGGCGTGATCTGGGCCCTCGACGTGGCCCCGGAGCCCACCGACCACTGA
- the kdpA gene encoding potassium-transporting ATPase subunit KdpA, translating to MGSAATTWAGIAQVAVLVLLLAVCHRPLGDWMARVFTSTHHGRVERLVYRVIGVDPDAEQSSRAYLRGVLLFSAVGIVVIIVLQRIQSVLPGSLGLPNVGWALSFNTAVSFVTNTNWQSYSPEATLGSSVQMAGLAVQNFLSAAVGLAVAVALVRGFARRRSGTIGNVWVDVVRGTGRLLLPLSFVFAIVLVAGGVIQSWGSGTDVTTLVGGTQHIPDGFVASQEAIKLLGTNGGGYFNANSAHPFENPNAWTNLVEVFLMLVIPFSLPRTFGTMVGDRRQGRAILVVMGVLFLVSLSVMSIAELAGGGSATQAAGAAMEGKEVRFGILGTTLFGTTSTATSTGAVNGMFDSFTPVGGLMALVNMMLGEVTPGGVGSGLYGMLVLAVITVFIGGLLVGRTPEYLGKKIRAREMTYAALYILVTPTVVLLGTGLSLVIPGVREQTIGTSLFNPGNHGLSELLYAFTSAGNNNGSAFGGFTANTTWMNTALGVAMLLGRFVPIAFVLALAGSLASQEKVPATAGTLPTHRPLFIGLLGGVAVIVTALTYFPVLALGPLAEGLS from the coding sequence ATGGGCAGCGCGGCAACGACCTGGGCCGGCATCGCCCAGGTCGCCGTGCTCGTCCTGCTGCTCGCCGTCTGCCACCGCCCGCTCGGTGACTGGATGGCGCGGGTCTTCACGTCCACCCACCACGGCCGGGTCGAACGACTCGTGTACCGGGTGATCGGGGTCGACCCGGACGCCGAGCAGTCGTCCCGCGCGTACCTGCGCGGCGTGCTGCTGTTCAGCGCCGTCGGGATCGTCGTCATCATCGTCCTGCAGCGCATCCAGTCGGTGCTGCCTGGTTCGCTCGGGCTGCCGAACGTCGGATGGGCGCTGTCCTTCAACACCGCGGTGTCGTTCGTCACGAACACGAACTGGCAGTCGTACTCGCCGGAGGCGACGCTCGGCTCCTCGGTCCAGATGGCCGGCCTCGCGGTGCAGAACTTCCTGTCGGCAGCCGTCGGGCTCGCCGTCGCGGTCGCCCTGGTCCGCGGGTTCGCCCGCCGACGCTCGGGCACGATCGGCAACGTCTGGGTGGACGTCGTCCGGGGGACCGGCCGGCTGCTCCTGCCGCTGTCCTTCGTGTTCGCGATCGTGCTCGTGGCGGGTGGCGTCATCCAGTCGTGGGGGAGCGGCACCGACGTCACGACGCTCGTCGGCGGCACGCAGCACATCCCGGACGGGTTCGTCGCGTCGCAGGAGGCGATCAAGCTCCTCGGCACGAACGGCGGCGGCTACTTCAACGCGAACTCGGCGCACCCGTTCGAGAACCCGAACGCGTGGACGAACCTCGTCGAGGTGTTCCTGATGCTCGTCATCCCGTTCAGCCTGCCCCGGACGTTCGGCACGATGGTCGGCGACCGCCGCCAGGGTCGCGCGATCCTCGTCGTGATGGGCGTCCTGTTCCTCGTCTCGCTCTCGGTGATGTCCATCGCCGAGCTCGCCGGCGGTGGATCGGCCACGCAGGCGGCAGGCGCTGCGATGGAGGGCAAGGAGGTCCGGTTCGGGATCCTCGGCACGACGCTCTTCGGCACGACGTCGACGGCCACCTCGACCGGGGCGGTGAACGGCATGTTCGACAGCTTCACCCCGGTCGGCGGGCTGATGGCACTCGTCAACATGATGCTCGGCGAGGTCACCCCGGGCGGGGTCGGCTCCGGTCTCTACGGCATGCTCGTCCTCGCCGTGATCACGGTGTTCATCGGCGGGCTGCTCGTCGGGCGGACGCCGGAGTACCTCGGCAAGAAGATCCGCGCCCGCGAGATGACCTACGCCGCGCTGTACATCCTCGTCACGCCGACGGTCGTGCTCCTCGGGACCGGGCTCTCGCTCGTCATCCCCGGCGTCCGCGAACAGACGATCGGCACCTCGCTGTTCAACCCCGGCAACCACGGGCTGTCCGAGCTGCTCTACGCGTTCACGAGTGCCGGCAACAACAACGGCTCGGCGTTCGGCGGGTTCACCGCGAACACCACCTGGATGAACACCGCTCTCGGCGTCGCGATGCTGCTCGGCCGCTTCGTGCCGATCGCCTTCGTCCTGGCGCTCGCCGGCTCGCTCGCGTCCCAGGAGAAGGTCCCGGCGACCGCCGGCACGCTCCCCACCCACCGGCCGCTCTTCATCGGCCTGCTCGGCGGCGTCGCCGTCATCGTCACCGCACTCACCTACTTCCCGGTGCTCGCACTGGGTCCCCTCGCAGAAGGACTGTCATGA
- a CDS encoding putative RNA methyltransferase, with protein sequence MRDDLLPVLACPVCTEPLSRTGAGQAGCTNGHRFDEAKQGHLTLLPTKRRALTADTPEMVDARIRFLGRGHYAPVERALAAVVASAAAPGIVLDVGSGPGTYLAHALRAADGRLGVALDLSAVAIRRAARMHVAAGAVVGDVTERLPIVDGAAAVVLDVFAPRNQREYARVLHEDGVLVVVTPRTGHLAELAEATISVDPEKERRLHDSLTPSFVQRSSEDLTWTMDLSAEDVHDVVHMGPSHHHVAPDAVFAPTTVTAAVTVSTWAPETDSRSAR encoded by the coding sequence GTGCGTGACGACCTGCTCCCCGTGCTCGCCTGCCCCGTGTGCACCGAGCCGCTGTCGCGGACGGGGGCGGGCCAGGCCGGCTGCACGAACGGGCACCGCTTCGACGAGGCGAAGCAGGGCCACCTGACGCTCCTGCCGACGAAGCGCCGTGCGCTCACCGCGGACACGCCGGAGATGGTCGACGCCCGCATCCGGTTCCTGGGTCGCGGGCACTACGCACCCGTCGAGCGGGCGCTCGCCGCGGTGGTCGCGTCCGCCGCCGCACCCGGCATCGTCCTCGACGTCGGTTCCGGTCCGGGGACCTACCTGGCCCATGCGCTGCGCGCGGCGGACGGGAGGCTCGGGGTGGCGTTGGACTTGTCCGCCGTCGCGATCCGCCGGGCGGCTCGCATGCACGTGGCGGCGGGCGCAGTGGTCGGTGACGTCACGGAGCGGCTGCCGATCGTCGACGGCGCTGCCGCGGTCGTCCTCGACGTGTTCGCCCCGCGGAACCAGCGCGAGTACGCCCGGGTCCTGCACGAGGACGGCGTGCTCGTCGTCGTCACGCCACGCACCGGGCACCTGGCCGAACTCGCCGAGGCGACGATCAGCGTCGACCCCGAGAAGGAACGGCGGTTGCACGATTCCCTCACGCCGTCGTTCGTGCAGCGCTCGTCCGAGGACCTGACCTGGACGATGGACCTGTCCGCCGAGGACGTCCACGACGTCGTGCACATGGGCCCGAGCCACCACCACGTCGCTCCCGACGCGGTCTTCGCCCCGACGACGGTCACCGCCGCCGTGACGGTGTCGACCTGGGCGCCGGAGACAGATTCCCGTTCCGCGAGGTGA
- a CDS encoding potassium-transporting ATPase subunit F: MLGITIAAAVLGIAAVVYLVWALVRPEQF; encoded by the coding sequence GTGCTCGGCATCACCATCGCCGCCGCCGTCCTCGGCATCGCCGCGGTCGTCTACCTCGTCTGGGCGCTCGTGCGTCCAGAACAGTTCTGA